The following coding sequences lie in one Apium graveolens cultivar Ventura chromosome 1, ASM990537v1, whole genome shotgun sequence genomic window:
- the LOC141716604 gene encoding putative N-acetyltransferase HLS1-like translates to MEEEKGKQVLIREYDEESDLKMVMELEKSCKSKTIASPSNEGISIFSSMMGDDPLCRIRLYPLHVLLIAELQSSGEIVGIVRGCIKYVEIGLEGRRRVPFGSILGLRVSPAHRRKGVGLKLVESIEEWMKKNGASYTFAATEENNAASTNLFTLRRNYIKLSSLSIFVQRLNPPVNDLPEGINFKKLSTDQAIYFYQTHIEAKDMYPTDIDVILKEKLCLGTWLCNFKEDNVKINDKNSRITGDSWAIFSIWNTCEAYKLQVKRSNYHSSPINHAIKDDQENPKKMTCDSIEKPFGFLFLFGLLGEGERLGELVKSLWRFALKMAENVKDCKAIMTELGFSDPLMQHVPNEVSTACIEDLWYAKKIEKCSNEDDNTDDLVVKREVGNVFVDPRDF, encoded by the exons AtggaggaggaaaaaggtaagCAAGTTTTAATACGAGAATATGATGAAGAAAGTGATTTAAAAATGGTGATGGAGCTTGAAAAGAGCTGTAAAAGTAAAACAATAGCTTCTCCTAGTAATGAAGGGATCTCGATATTTTCGAGTATGATGGGAGATGATCCTTTGTGTAGAATCAGGCTCTATCCACTTCATGTATTGCTG ATTGCTGAGCTACAAAGTAGTGGAGAAATTGTTGGCATTGTTCGAGGATGCATCAAGTATGTGGAGATTGGACTTGAAGGGCGTAGGCGAGTCCCATTCGGTTCGATACTAGGCCTCAGAGTATCTCCTGCTCATAG GCGTAAGGGTGTAGGACTAAAGCTTGTCGAATCAATAGAAGAATGGATGAAGAAAAATGGGGCAAGTTACACATTTGCTGCCACTGAGGAGAACAATGCAGCTTCCACAAATCTCTTCACCCTCAGACGCAATTACATAAAATTAAGCTCCCTTTCCATATTCGTTCAACGCTTAAATCCACCAGTTAACGATCTGCCAGAAGGCATAAATTTCAAGAAGTTGTCTACTGATCAAGCCATTTATTTCTACCAGACACATATTGAGGCCAAAGATATGTATCCTACAGATATCGACGTGATATTGAAGGAAAAACTTTGCCTTGGCACATGGCTATGCAACTTCAAAGAGGATAATGTGAAGATCAATGATAAAAACAGCAGAATTACCGGAGACTCGTGGGCGATATTCAGTATTTGGAACACTTGTGAAGCTTATAAGCTTCAAGTAAAAAGGTCTAATTATCATTCATCACCAATCAACCATGCAATCAAAGATGACCAAGAAAACCCTAAAAAGATGACATGTGACTCAATAGAAAAACCCTTTGGATTTCTCTTCCTCTTCGGGCTTCTCGGGGAGGGAGAAAGACTAGGGGAGCTTGTCAAATCTTTGTGGAGGTTTGCATTGAAGATGGCTGAAAATGTGAAGGATTGCAAGGCAATAATGACCGAATTAGGTTTTTCGGATCCTCTCATGCAACATGTTCCGAATGAAGTCTCTACAGCATGCATTGAGGACTTATGGTATGCAAAAAAGATCGAAAAATGCAGTAACGAAGATGATAATACAGATGATTTGGTTGTGAAAAGAGAGGTGGGAAATGTATTTGTTGATCCTAGAGACTTCTAA
- the LOC141716622 gene encoding protein AGENET DOMAIN (AGD)-CONTAINING P1-like, translating to MVFRSGDRVEVSSKQDGFVGSYYEAVVIKEVASREYQVMYKNLVDEFSKAPLLEHVKEEELRPAPPKVPAMRFGLGEVVDAFDRDGWWAGVVVSQHSPATYEVYFDLYPQYKCVYPASSLRVHQDWINHKYFVSSLFN from the coding sequence ATGGTGTTTCGAAGTGGTGATAGAGTTGAGGTATCGAGCAAACAAGACGGTTTCGTAGGATCCTACTACGAAGCAGTGGTGATCAAAGAAGTTGCAAGCAGAGAGTACCAAGTAATGTACAAAAATCTGGTCGACGAGTTCTCGAAAGCGCCATTGTTGGAGCATGTCAAGGAAGAGGAACTTCGTCCGGCGCCACCTAAGGTTCCAGCAATGAGGTTTGGTTTAGGAGAGGTGGTTGATGCGTTCGACAGAGATGGATGGTGGGCTGGTGTTGTTGTTTCTCAACATTCTCCGGCCACTTACGAGGTTTATTTTGATCTGTATCCTCAGTATAAGTGTGTGTATCCAGCAAGCAGTTTACGAGTTCATCAAGATTGGATTAACCACAAGTACTTTGTTTCCTCTTTATTCAACTAG
- the LOC141724189 gene encoding putative ribosome biogenesis protein RLP24, with product MRLEKCWFCSSTVYPGHGIQFVRNDAKIFRFCRSKCHKNFKMKRNPRKVKWTKAYRRLHGKDMTQDSTFEFERKRNRPERYDRNLAENTLKAIKKIEKVRVARAEAHHKNRMKGKKSVERMQDAKELEQSISMVRAPGANREDPSLVLPERFKVKVPQQSKENRMEE from the exons ATGAGATTGGAGAAATGCTGGTTTTGTTCTTCAACTGTTTATCCTGGCCACGGTATTCAGTTTGTCCGAAACGATGCAAAG ATTTTTCGATTCTGTAGGTCTAAATGCCACAAGAATTTCAAGATGAAGAGGAACCCTCGGAAAGTTAAATGGACCAAGGCTTATAGGCGGTTACATGGGAAGGACATGACTCAG GATTCAACTTTCGAATTTGAGAGGAAGCGTAATAGGCCAGAGAGATATGACAGGAATCTTGCGGAGAATACACTGAAGGCCATTAAGAAGATTGAAAAAGTTAGAGTTGCTAGGGCCGAAGCACACCATAAGAATAG GATGAAGGGAAAGAAATCTGTTGAGCGCATGCAAGATGCAAAGGAGTTGGAACAGAGCATTAGCATGGTCAGAGCTCCTGGTGCCAACCGAGAAGACCCATCCCTTGTATTACCAGAAAGGTTTAAGGTCAAGGTTCCCCAGCAGTCGAAGGAAAATCGCATGGAAGAGTAA